The DNA sequence agtcctggggcctgtttctcaaaagtcccgaaacttttcgggcctatttcgggtacCACAATTCCCTtcatatcttcgcaacgccgaggttctgagccttcaaacttcgcaatcctcttggtttttcttgcatcaaaaacatgttaaaagatcagcttttcaaaacaagcggattgcagcTTGACAActtgcttttcgggcccgaaaagctctcaggactttcgagaaacaggcccctgaacTCAAGCACTCCTCAACCATGGCCAtgctgccaaaaaaaaaaagacaaaaaaaaaacaacagaaaaacagaaaaaaaaaaaaaaggtcaaccaatttcatgaatttttaGCAATGCAAATCGCCATTGCCATCCATGCAAGACCAGTGGATTAAAGACAACCAATATCTCTGATTCTCTGCCACTCCATAAAACTTATTGTCATCCTCATAGGCCAGACCAGACTCGACCAGCACAGGTATTTGTTTCGTTGATCTGTATTTGTATAGATAACAGCAtaatttgtagtgatatttggcattgatactttcaaaattgttattcATAATTTAGAATAAATTTGGgacagttttgaaatatcactacaaaatTACTTGAATTTGCCTGAAATGATCTTTCTCATCAAAACTTTAAACATGtgacaatggcaaataaacgAAGCTCAAACCAGGAACTACTTGCCCCCGTCGATTAAAACGAATTATCAAGTATAACTGGTTGAACGGCCATTAGGATGAAATGTgaatttgcaatattttaagAGAATCGTTTGAACCCAGGGGTAACATACCTGGATTGAAAACGATCATTTGGGTGATTGGAGTGCttagaaggactgttgtttgtgactgacgtttcaacaaaCTGGGCGGAAGCCATCGACTTAAGGGTTAAGTtcactctgaagatggcttccgcacggGTTGTCGAAACAACAGTCCTTAATTCTCAGggctccaatcacccagatgaatCAAGGtttgcaatattttgttaGGCACTGCCTAATTTTATTGGGAAGTATAGTATAAATGATTTGCCGCAAATATTGAATGATTTTCAAGGCGCATTTGGAAGCATGTTCATTGCGGTTCGAAGGTTCGTTTTTCGCATCAGCGGTTGTCCtaatttgctttgcttttgtttttatgtttaaGAATGAATTCCTAGTATGTAAACCCGGCCGTGCggattaatttttaattctctctCACCTTCTTGATAGCGGAATCTCAGTGCAGTTTTCGGGAATTGTGcagtttcttgttgttgaaatacTATATGTATCACCTAAGTAGCTGTTGACAGAGGCAATATTATATCCTTATCAAGGTTTCAATCGTATCAAGTTGCATTACTCAAGTTATGTCACGCAAGATCATGTATTTTCATCGTATCGGAATTGCTAGCTCTATATTTTGCTGTGAAAATTTAGGGAGAAAACTTCAACCTCTGCATTCTTTTGTTGCTCTAGTTCTATTTCCGCAAAAGTGACCAAACTTTCATATTTAATTCGGTAATCTAAATTTCTCATCCTCGGAGTAATGTATTTCGTTTTGTGCGTCGATCGGGCCAATTGTTTTCGTACTAGCAAAACAAGGTAACCGAGGTGACaggtattttttttgcaccaaAAAACATTTAGTGCAATAGATTTGAATATAcgttgaaaactgaaaaaaagacaatatacattcaattttttcttttccagatTGGAAGACACAAatgtttcaagactttcaaCACAGAGGCaagaaaatatatttactGCGATGGAGTTGTATTCTTTTTTGCTTAACTTTTGTATTTACCTCGCTGTTGTATTTTGGCAGCGAGAAGTTTTCAACGAAATTCAAAATATTCGATGAGATGTATTTCAAGGAATCCAGTAAAGATGGACAACCGCTTAAATTCCCTCACCTTCACCAAggagcatgtttttcaaccaaaacaaaagaaaacgtgtGCATAAGAACAGAATTCAATTTCCTGAGGATtagttggggacaccaacatggccgccgttcctttgttttggGACACTAGCATGGCCGCCGTCACGTCACACTCTATAGACCCCGCTTGGGGTATTCTCCAGGAAATATTTGTCTTTTTGTAAATGACAAAGAGCAGGACTCGGTGTAGGCTAGATTTAGATAAAGTCAAAAGGGTacaaatttatatttcatgtttttcctTCCAGAGTGGATGGCACAAAATGTTTCTACAAAGACTTATAATTAGGAGAATGAGTTTCCGGCGATCAAGTCGTATTGTTTTAGGAGTCCTTTGCTCAGCTGTCGTGTTTACTTCGCTGTTGCATTTATGCAGCGAGAAGTTTTCATCGAAATTTAGAACATTCATGTATTTCAAAGAATCCAGCAAAGATGGACAACCGCTTAAATTCCCTCACCTTCAGCCGCTACGAGACATGTTCGCAAACTTGACGATAATGAAACCAAGCAAAAGCGACTGCATGGTCGCATCGGCTGAATTCAGTGATTTGACAgaactggaaaagaaaattcctgtATTTCTTCTTATCGTTGTGTCAACGGCGCCTTCTCGGCAAGACAGAAGAGAAGCTATAAGGCAAACCTGGGGAACAAAATGCGGCGGAGAGGTTTGTGTTGGTTATATAGATTAGCAGAtctacaaataataatataacatACTAAAAATACTCTGCACTGTGCATTAAATGCAATGATAACGAAAAATCCAAGGACGACAACAATACCACCAacactaattaacaataattttggtAACAAAAACAGGGATTCAATAAAGGAGAGCAGTTCAAGTTGCAGCtaattttgaacttttcaTAGTCATTGTTTAAATTTAGGGACGGATCATTATTTTTGTAGAGGGAGTGGGAGAAAAATAGAGGGGCCAAGGCTATTTTAAATTAACATAGAGGGGGGGTTAGTGTTCTTTTCTGGTACAAAGGTAAGGGGCGGTCAAATGATTCAGCAAGATTTATAAGAAGCCAATTCAAGAAAGTTAGACAAGTGAACCAGTTGGATAGGATGGggtataattatatttaaaacattgatactttgataaataatttaataccATGACATTTGTTGTGTCCCCAACATatgaattaaaaaacaaaacagaataaCATTGTTTGTAAAGACCACAAGAAGTGGACACTGGTCTACACGATACActgattttgtattttaagagGGTTACTCGAAGGTTATCAAAaatcatccaataattgtatGTGATGGTAGGCTTTCAGTTATCACTGGCCTTGTAAACATCTAGCCAGTAGATGCGAGGTAGTGGGAGAGGGGGGTTAtggttgaaataaataatagatAAGGGGGGGTCACTTGCTATTTGCATACACTAATAGGGCCACATAGAAAATTTGACATGCCCAACATTTTTCTCCCACCCCTCCTTCTTCATAAATAATGAGCGGTCCCTTAGGGCTTTAAAAGGTTAGAGTCTATCAAAATGACACAAATttgagataaaaaataatgaatttaTGCATGAATCATAGAATTGTGTATAGTAGATCTATGATGGAATGAACACCAACAGTAATCAAATGAAAGTTAGTTTGAAAAAATggttttataattttaagaGATATAACCGCTTCATGTGTTCCTCAAGGCTCTATTCTATGGCCCAAAATAGAGCCCATATATTCAAATAGCATTCTTCGATAGTATCCATGTGCACAACAAAGCAGCTCTGTCTTTAATGTATATTTAATTAAGGCCGAATTAAACCtatatagaccctattcataaatggcagctgttttatttttgttctgttattgtgcaaattagcttACCAAGCCTTGCCCTAGAGCaggaattcttttcaatttagcacatgacaatgaggctaggtaggctaatttgcacaaggacaaaagaataatgaattggcagccatttatggaTAGCATCtataaatatgtaaatttgcTATCTGAGATGCTaagtaaattttctttttaagataCTAACTTGCACACCAATAGTACAGTAACTTAAAACAGTATTATAATATTTCTTTCGAAAGTGTTTTCTTTGTACAGCatgttttgaaaatctgaATACGTTGCTTTTTTTATCACACTAATGCACAGCATGTAAAGATctcactttgaaaaactgacatATACAAGAATTCACAATACAAATATCATTGTGCATACAGAAACTAAACACTTCTCTTTCACTGGTACATTGCATGCCTAAGTTTCAATTTTCTCAGTTCGGTAAACCCAtgtcatttatagttgtttcctttttcatctTCTCATAAATGAAGGCCCTTTACAATACTTTTCTGGTTAAAacaagtttgaaaataaacatttttctgtAGAAACTCTTAACTTGGCCAATAAGGAAGCAGGTCAAAGGACTTGAAATAGTCGAGGAATGTTAACAGAAACGGGAAGTTAAACGTTTCAAAAGATGTCGTCATTGTTGTCCATATCGTCCTTGCTTCAGCacaaattcttcaaaaaattTTACTCATGGCAAAAAGGTGTGTCGACGTCTGTGAGCTGTGTTCTGCGGTacaaatcacacaaaaagTTGGTATTGAACGAATAAATAAGGCTCagattaccaccgtaaaacgTTTACGATGATGATGTTTCGAGccttagcccttcgtcgtcactttccgattagattacgaagatgacgtttcaagtgttagcccttcgtcgtcactttccgattagattgcGAAGaatgacatttcgagcgttggtCCTTAGTTAGAACCAGAGGAGAGCAAATAATAAGATAGCAAGTAATATTCATTCTGACAATGGCTAGCGCTGGAATCGTCAGCCTTGTAACCTTTTTGCGGCAGTAATCTGACCCTTATCGATTCATTTTTATACTAAATGTTTGCGTTTCATTTCAACACCAACACCACTCGACGGTTTCTTTACAAACTGCTAGTTTTTCAGACGACAGACGTCACAGTTTTATCAAATTTCTAGACGGGAGAAACTTCATCCAGGAGACACTAAAGaatggtgtttttcttttacgataacttaattttacttttatttttttttaggtagTTTGCAAGTTCTTCACAGATGGTATTCAAATTTCGAAAGAAGATCAACAGAaacttttacaagaaaaacagatTTACAAAGACCTTGAATTTCAACCGGTTAATGGTGGTAGAACGTTTGGTCTTCGATATCTTTACCAGATGATGTGGGCTGCGGTCAAATACGATTTCAAGTATTATCTAAGGCTAGATGACGATTATTTCGTATGCCTTGAAAGACTCCAACACGAGTTACGCCACAGGCCAACTGAAATGTTAAGTTGGGGCTCCTATCACTGCTACAATAAGCTGGTTTACGTAGATGAGGCCTGGACGCTATTTACTCATGACGTCATTGTGCGCATCCTATCCCAGGATCCTCAGCGAATGCTTTGCCATCCTCACGCTGATCAAGAACTTCCAATTTGGATGGACAGCGTGTTCAATAAAACCGATGATGTAACCCATTTTGATGATAAAAGGCTTTATCATTACCCTCCAGCGAGGACAGTAGATAGGTTTAAGAACCTGGCCAATGCTTGTGATTCCCACATGGGTATTCACGGAAGCTCACCTGAATTAATGCGCATATTCTGGAAATCAAGTAATGACACTGCCAAGGAAGTGACAACTATAACTGAAATTTCAGCAACGTGCAAAAGACCTTTTATATTTGATATAACCTTCATGGCTCTCCCTTATAAATTTGACCTAAGACCGTGCATTAAGAATCCTCAATGGACCCCTGGGGAAACGATGTGGGCTGGGGCCCTTTCTGGGGGCAAGGAAGGGACTTTACCCTGCTCTTAAAAATATCCGTTTCAACCGTTAAACGGTAATAGTTTCCCAATAGAATGCTTCCCTAACCGTTGTCGTTCGAAAACACGATAATCGATCGAAAAAGCCCCATCTGGAGCAGTTCAATTCGCGAAACGAAAACCGAACATTTTTATACTTTTCAGCTGAGatcagccccccccccccccaaaaaaaaaaggtgtcaTTTTATTAGGTGAggatttcctttccttttcatcAGAGGTCAATAAAAtcctaaaataataaaaataaaataatcgTAAATTCTAAGAACTTACCTCAGGAGTAGTTGGGTCATAATAGTCTCCGTCTGTCTCAAAAGACAGTGAACTGCGCCGAAGATGTCAGGGTCGACTGTGACTTTAAAGCTTAATTAagcccttaactgccgaatgagcgctcagtgCACTTagagattttactctgtctaacgccggacgattttactcgtcaatggggaacacCTCGGCAGGGAAACGGTTAATACCCAGAGGCCTTGTACCCCGCGATCCCGGTATTTGTGGTGAGATATGTGTTTTCCCATGCTCTTGTTGACAGTCTGGACATGGCTGAAGCTGCTTTACCGATACGTTTGTTAATCTCGGCCTCGAGAGACAGGTTGCTGGAGATATTTGAGCCGAGGAAAGTCAAATCCTCGACTACTTCCAGGGCGTAGTCCCCGATGGAAATGCTGGGCGCCTCGTTGACTTTCTGAATCATcgcatttgttttcttcatgctcatagaccttattcataaatggcggctgattaattattcttttgtttttaagctaatcatcctcactagcctcgtttgcacgaacaaaattcaaaactcaGCGCTGCCCAGACTCCAGAATCCCCCTGTCCGCCTCACCGGTGTGGTCCAGAGGAATGCAGAGCAGTAAATCTAGCACCAGGTTGGCTGCTGGAGCTGCCAGAAGGAAGTCGATGTCAACGTCTAGCCGCCGGGCTGGTCAGCAACAGCTTTCTCATTCAAGCAATTTTCTAAGGTCTCCAGTGTGCTCCATCATCGTATAGACGTACGCTCATGATGCAATGAACGATTAAAATGCATGTCTGaaagctttcaatgggtttgctgaaactaaaatttgtcaaaacagCGCCAATGCTATAAAACAATGGGTTCATTGCTAGTTTGTGTGGGAATTTGCTGTCatattttctcaaaaaaattaagatcCAACAGATCCTTTGTTTTACCTCTGATCAGCAATATTGAATCTATCGGGCCCTTCTACTCCACTTAATTTAAAAGAACCATCTGGCCTTTGCATCTTCGGAATCTTCCGATGCTGATCTGTCGGAACAAGGTACAATCTGTCTAAGACCGTGTTCACACTTAAGGGAATTAAGTTTATTGTGAACAGTTTTAGAAGAAACAGGTTTGCCCCAAACTTGGTCTCAAAAACATTTGTTGACACTGAAAGTGTTTTTAGTATTTTAGCTGGCCACTTGGTATGCAGTGTAATGAATTGACACCGGAAGTTATATCAAAACTGTCTGCTAGGCCTTATGGGTATCAGGGCCATGCTTTCCGGTTTTGTAAGACTAGTGTTTACAGCCTTAGCTTTTCGGAGTAAAGTTGACTTCTTATCTAGTTTAATCTACGTGGTTCATGACCTTTAATGGGAGTTATAACTTGCAGTatcaacttgaaaaaataGATACTTCA is a window from the Acropora palmata chromosome 14, jaAcrPala1.3, whole genome shotgun sequence genome containing:
- the LOC141866472 gene encoding uncharacterized protein LOC141866472 isoform X1 codes for the protein MTKSRTRCRLDLDKVKRVQIYISCFSFQSGWHKMFLQRLIIRRMSFRRSSRIVLGVLCSAVVFTSLLHLCSEKFSSKFRTFMYFKESSKDGQPLKFPHLQPLRDMFANLTIMKPSKSDCMVASAEFSDLTELEKKIPVFLLIVVSTAPSRQDRREAIRQTWGTKCGGEVVCKFFTDGIQISKEDQQKLLQEKQIYKDLEFQPVNGGRTFGLRYLYQMMWAAVKYDFKYYLRLDDDYFVCLERLQHELRHRPTEMLSWGSYHCYNKLVYVDEAWTLFTHDVIVRILSQDPQRMLCHPHADQELPIWMDSVFNKTDDVTHFDDKRLYHYPPARTVDRFKNLANACDSHMGIHGSSPELMRIFWKSSNDTAKEVTTITEISATCKRPFIFDITFMALPYKFDLRPCIKNPQWTPGETMWAGALSGGKEGTLPCS
- the LOC141866472 gene encoding uncharacterized protein LOC141866472 isoform X2, which produces MFLQRLIIRRMSFRRSSRIVLGVLCSAVVFTSLLHLCSEKFSSKFRTFMYFKESSKDGQPLKFPHLQPLRDMFANLTIMKPSKSDCMVASAEFSDLTELEKKIPVFLLIVVSTAPSRQDRREAIRQTWGTKCGGEVVCKFFTDGIQISKEDQQKLLQEKQIYKDLEFQPVNGGRTFGLRYLYQMMWAAVKYDFKYYLRLDDDYFVCLERLQHELRHRPTEMLSWGSYHCYNKLVYVDEAWTLFTHDVIVRILSQDPQRMLCHPHADQELPIWMDSVFNKTDDVTHFDDKRLYHYPPARTVDRFKNLANACDSHMGIHGSSPELMRIFWKSSNDTAKEVTTITEISATCKRPFIFDITFMALPYKFDLRPCIKNPQWTPGETMWAGALSGGKEGTLPCS